GACTCCAACCCGGTCGACAAGGTCCAATGGACGGCTCCCGAGGTGGCACAGTCCATCGACCGGCGGGTGGTCGCGAACCCCGCCCAGGTCGCCGCGCTGCTGGAGGCGGTGAAATCTCTCGGCAAACGGGCCGACAAGGTCACCGCGTTCTTCGGCTGCCTCTACTACGCGGGCATGCGGCCCTCCGAGGCAGCCGACCTGCGGCGGGAGGACTGCGACCTACCCGGCAGGTGTGCCGACTGCGGCGCTGACTTCGACGACCTGGCGGCCGTCAAGCCCTCGGCGTCCTGTGAACACGAGAAGATCGACTACCGCTGGGGCCGCCTGGTGCTCGCCGGCACTTCGCCCCGGGCTGGGTCGCACTGGACCGACGACGGCGGGTCGCACGAGCGGCGGGGACTCAAGCACCGGGGGCGGCAAGAGACCCGGACCGTCCCGATCCCGCCCCGGCTGGTCGAGCTCTTGTGCGTACACGTCGAGAATCACGGTGTTGGCCCGGATGGTCGGTTCTTCCGGGGTCTGCACGGCGGGCCGCTGTCGGAGTCGGTCTACGACCGATGGTGGAAGCTCGCCCGGGAACGGGCCCTGACCGAGGCTCAGGTTTCCTCGCCGCTCATCCGCCGGCCCTACGACCTGCGGCACGCGGCGGCCTCACTCTGGCTGAATGCCGGCGTCCCGCCGACCGAGGTCGCCCGACGCCTGGGCCACGGGGTCGCCGTCCTGCTCCGCGTCTACGCGAACTGCATCGATGGGGGAGACGACACGATCAACGACAAGATCGGCGATGCGCTCGGATGAGCGTCCGTAACTCAGTCCTTCTCGGCGGTCGTTGCGTCACCGAGAAGGCGTCGAGCCTCGCGGATGACGTCCACGTCAATATCCCTGGTCTCGGACCTGGTGTGCGGCTGCCAGTCGTGGACGGCCTCTACGAAGTCGTAGGCGTTGTCCAAGGCGATCAGCTCGGCCGCCAGGGGAGTCCCGTCGTAGGAGATGTATCGGTAGGCCCAAGAGGTGAGATCACGAGGCGCGATGGTCTGTGCGAGCAGTCGCCGGGCCATGATTCGGAGGGCTTCCTCCTCGCTCTCTCGGCTGCCCTCGGCGTAGTAGGCCAGCGAGAGTTCCGACAGCGCGCCTTCGAGCCAACGCCGCAGCTCGTCGCTTTCTGCACCCTTCACCGGCGAGATGCCAGCGAGGATCAGAAGAGTCGGGCTGTCTATCCCCGCGATGAGGCAGTCGCAGGCTGCTTCGATCACCTGGGCTGCGGTGCCGGAACCGACGCTCCACAAGACAGCGGCGTCCTGGAGGCGAGCGAGGGCATCCTGACCGAGCATCGGTACATGATCCGTCAGCGCACCCTCGCTGTCGCTGGCTTATCCGCAGCTCGTCTGTCGGCCGTACGACCTGCGGCACGCGGCGCCCTCGCTCAGGCTGAATGCCGGCGTCCCGCCGACCGAGGTCGCCCGGCGCTTGGGCCACGGGGTCGCCGTCCTGCTCTGCGTCTACGCCAGCTGCATCGACGGTGGAGACGACACCATGAACGACAAGATCGGCGATGCGCTCGGATGACGTTGGCGCTGATGTGTAACAGTGCGTGTGTGCGCTCTAACCCCAGAAACCGCGGCCGTCGGTTGTCAGCTCTTGTGGCCGCATGCTCGGCCGGTGCTGCTGGGGTAACGGGCTTCTCAGCGGCCCCCACCGTGTTTCAGCTGGTCATGGTTGGAGTCTCCGCTCTCCTGGCGGCGCTCGGCGTCGTGGTGGCTGGGCCTGGTGCCCTGGCGCAGTCGGCCACTGGGGTGCTCCGCTCGACGAGCGGCTTTTTAAAAAAATCTGCAGCGCTGGCACGTTGCCAATTGGCAACAGTGCCAGTTCGGCACCGTGCCAGCCTCGCACCGTGTTGAGCGTGCTGCGGGACAGCTAGGCATGTTCCGTGGGGTGTGGGCAGATGGTGGGCAGTTGACTCCTCTGGGCCTCAACCGAGAAGAGAAGTAGCAGGTCAGAACCACTGACCCTCAGAAGATCACGGACGCCCTGTAAATCCGTCGCGAAAGCTACAGAGGTTCGAATCCTCTACCCGCCACCAGGCAACGGCAAAGACCCCCAACTTGCGGGAACGCAGGTTGGGGGTCTTTGCCGTCTCCGGCCGCTGTTGACCGTTGTTGCCCCTGATCCACCTGTCGACCGGGCACGTGACGGGCACGTCGGATCTTGAAGTCGTCGGGCAGTCGCCCGACCGTCCAGCATCCCCGTCCGGGGAGGCTGTAGCCACATCAGCGCGCTGGTCGCGGCAGGTCAGTGCATTGAGGGGAGCCGGTAGGAACACCCCGATGGGCGTTACGGCCTGAAGCGCGTGGGGCCGGTGGCACAGAAGGATGTGGTCGGCGCTTCCCCGTCGGGCAGGCACTGGCCGTCGACCAGCGCTCTGTCGCGCAGCAGCTCACCGAGGTCAACCTCGTAAGAAACCTGATTGTTGCCGGGGCACGCTGCAGCACCGGGCTGCTTCGGAGCGACGCTGAAAGTCACGACGACCTCAGACGCGCTCATGTGGATCTCCGGCGCCAGGACCTGTCCCGTGGCCCCGCCGTTGCAGCCCAGTCGCGAAACGAGGGCAATGAACTTCGTGGACGATCTCTGAACGCTCTGCGCCGGGCTGAGATCCCAGACAGCAGCATCGCCCGCGCTCGTCTGCGTAGATGTGCTCGACTCGGGCTCAGCGGTCCCAACTGATCCTGCGGTAGCTGGCTCGGTTGCGGCTCCGCATGCTGCCAGGGCCGTCAGGGACACCCACATCAACACCGAGCCAAGCCGAAATCGGGCCATCATGCCGATGAGACTTGGTACTGCCTCCGTCGGTTCCACCCCGACTTCGGAGCGCACGGGTCTCGGCATGACAGGGCGTTGCCTGAGGCTGGGCCACGGTCCCTGACCAGCAGACATGCTGATCGGGGGGTCGTTGTCGTTCCGCCCGGTGATCAAGAGGTTGGCGTCAGCCCGGGGCCGGATCCTGACGCAAACCTCTTGATCACCATGGGAGGGCGGGGGCGGGTCAGGAGGCCGGCTTTGCCTTCTTGGCTCCGCCCCAGAGGGAGCCGGGGTTCACGCGGCGCGGATACCTTTCGAGCATCGCGGCGTACAGCTCCTCGGCCGTCGTGGTGCGGGCGGCGACCTCGTCGAAGTCGCGCAGGTAGGTCGCCGTCTCGGTGAGGATGACGGGGTCGTCGGCCCGGTCGGGGTTCTTGTGTCCGGCGACCACCGCGACCGGGTCCAGCTCCCGCAGCCGGTCGACGGTGGCCGCCCAGTGGGCCCGCGTCTCGGTGGTGCTCTCGGCCAGGTACTGATGGGCGTCGTTGTAGACGACGTCACCGGCGACCAGCAGCCGCAGGTCGGGCACCCAGAGCACCGAGGATCCGGCCGTGTCCGTGGCGCCGGTGCCGATCGCCTCCAGCCGGTGCCCCTCCAACTCGATGGTGTCGCCGTCCAGCGTCTCGGGCACGGGCAGGTGCTGCGGGATCTGGCCGGGGAACAGGAGCTCCCAGTACGAGTCGACCCATTCCGGTCCGACCTGGGCCGCCGACCCGGCGACGGTCTCCTTGGTGGCGACCGCGCGTACGCCCGGGAAGGCGTCGATGATCTGGCCGACCCCGAAGAGGTGGTCGCCGTGCGCGTGCGTGATGTAGACGTGCGTCAACCGGCGCCCGAACGAGCGCACCCAGTCCACGAGCGCCTGGTTCTGCTCGACGGTGGTGTAGGTGTCCACGAGCACGGCGTCGCGCTCGCCGTAGACCAGGGTGGCCGTGTTGGCGACCCAGCGCAGGTCGTCGGGCCCGAAGGGCAGGTCTCGGGTGACACCCGGCCGGCGTACGGAATGTACGGCGTACTCCATGGCTGGCTCCTGGTTCTCGGTGAGGGCGTGCGGCTCAGTACCGGACGGTGCTGGAGCCGAGCCGCGGCGATACCAATGTCGCTCGGCCGTCGACCGTCGCGCCCGCGAACGCCAAAGACGGGGCCAGGAGTCGGTTGTTGTCGGCGGGGAAGTTGAGCGTCGGCGTGGAGACCTCGTCGAGACGGGCCGCCTGCTCCGCCGACAACCGCACGTCGACCGCGTCCAGGTTCGCCTTCAGCTGGTCGAGGCGCCGGGCACCGATCAGCACCGACGACACGCCGGGGCGGGCGCCGACCCAGGCCAGCGCCGCCGCAGCCGGTGTCACCCCGGCGTCGGCGGCCACCTCGTGGAGTGCGTCGATCACCTGCCAGTCGCGTTCGCCGGGCGCGCCGACGAGAGCGCCGCGCGCGGTGTCGACGGCGCCGCTGCTGGTGCCGCGCGTGAACTTCCCGGAGAGCCAGCCGCTCTTCAGCGGGCTCCACGGGAGTACGCCGAGGCCGTGCTCGGCCGCCATCGGAATGAGCTCCCCCTCGCCCGTACGCTCCAGCAACGAGTACTCGATCTGCATGGCGATCGCCGGCGTCCAGCCGCGGAAATGCACGACGACCTGCGCCTCGGCCGCCTTCCACGCGGGCAGGTCGGAGAGCCCCACGTACCGGATCTTGCCGGCGGTGACCAGGTCGTCGAGGGCGCGCAGCGTCTCCTCGACCGGAACCCCGCGGTCCCAGTTGTGCAGCCAGTACAGGTCCAGGTAGTCGGTGCCGAGCCGGCGCAGGGACTCCTCGGCCTGGGCGACGACGGCCTTGCGCCCCGCGCCGCCGCCGTTCGGGTCGCCGGGGAACAGGTTGCCGAAGAACTTCGAGCCGAGCACGATCCGGTCGCGCAGGCCGGGCCGGGCGGCCAGGTAGTCACCGATGATCTTCTCGGAGTGGCCGTTGGTGTAGATGTTGGCGGTGTCGATGGAGTTGCCGCCCCGCTCCAGATACTCGGTGAGCATGGCTTCGGACTCCTCGACGGAGGCGCCCCAGCCGTGGTCCTCACCGAACGTCATCGCGCCGAGCGTGTACGGACTGACGCGGAGGCCGGAGCGGCCCAGCGTCACGAAGGTGTCGAGTGGCATGTGTCGAGTGCACACCCGTGGTGGGGGATCGAGTAGATCGATAACGCCACCGCGTTGCCTGATCCTGCCAAAGTGGCAGACTTGGCCAGGTGAGCGCGCTGCCGGAGATCCGCGACCTGGTGCTGCGGCACGTCGGACGGCCGACACCGGCCGGTCTCGTCCTCCACCGCGCCGACGCGCCGACCGAGCCCATGCCGAGCCAGTCCGCGGCGGTGTTCGCCCTGGTGGTGCAGGGCGCGAAGCGTGCCACCCTGGGGGCCCGCCTCTTCGCGTACGGCGCCGGGCAGTTCGTCGTAGCGTCGATGGAGCTGCCGGTGATCGCCCAGATCAGCGAGGCCTCGCCCCGCGAGCCGTACCTCGTCCTGGGCCTCACCCTGCGGCCGCCCCTGGTCGCCGAGTTGCTGCTGGACATGCCGCCAAGGGCCGGCGGACCGGCGGCCGGAATCGCGGTCAGCACGGCCGGCGAGGACCTGCTCGACGCGGTGGTACGCCTGCTGCGGCTCCTCGACCGACCGGACGACCAGCGGGTGCTCTGGGCGGCCCTGGAACGCGAGGTCGTCTGGCGGCTGCTGACCGGCGAGCAGGGCGGCACGGTCCGTCAGGTGGGGCTCGGCGACAGCAACATCGTGCAGATCGAGCGCGCCATCCGGTGGATCCGCGAGCACCACGCCGACCTGTTCCGCGTCGAGGACGCGGCGCGCGTCGCCGGGATGAGCCTGACCTCGTTCCACCGTCACTTCCGCGCCGTCACGACGATGACGCCGATCCAGTTCCAGAAACTCGTCCGGCTCCAGGAGGCGAGGACCCGGCTGCTCGCCGCGCCCGGCGACGTGGCGGCCGTCGGATTCGCCGTCGGCTACGAGAGCGCGTCGCAGTTCAGCCGCGAGTACCGGCGGTTGTTCGGCCTGCCGCCGGGCCAGGACGCGGCCCGCCTCGCCCAGGTCGGTCTCGCTCGGCTCGGCGACGGCGTGGTCTGAGCGGGAGGGTGAACACGAGCCGGGGACGCTAGGGTCGCGTCTCGTCCGGCGACGGCGTGCCCACCGGAGGGCGCGGGGCCGGCCGGGGAAGGCGAATACGACGCATGTCCGAGCTGACGTTGCCGATCCGCACCGAGCGGCTGCTGCTGCGCACGCATCGCATCGACGATGTCGACGCAGTGCTGGCCTACTACGGTGACCCCCGCGTCGCCCGCTACATCCCGTGGGAGCCGTGGACGCGCGAGTTCGCGGCCGAGATGGTCGGCCGGCGGGTGAACTACACGGGCATCAGCGGACCGGAGTCACGACTGTCCCTTGTGGTCGAGCACGAGGGTGAGGTGGTGGGCGACATCATCCTGTGGCCGGCCGACGAGACGCTCTCCCGTGGGGAGGTGGGCTGGGCCTTCCACCCGTCGGTGGCGGGCCGAGGGTTCGCGACCGAGGCCGCCCGTGCCCTCATCCGGGTGGCGTTCGAGCGGTACGGCATGCATCGCCTCATCGCCCACGTCGACGCACGTAACGACGCGTCGGCGCGGCTGTGCGAGCGGGTCGGCATGGTCCGGGAGGCGCACCTGCGCCAGGACCACTGGGCCAAGGGGGAGTGGGCCGACACACTCATCTACGGGCTGCTGTCCGCGGAGTGGCGCGGGCAGCGGTAGTGCCGCACCCCGGAGGGTCGGGGCGTGTTCGCGGCGATCCGAACTGTCCGGAAGATGCCTGTGGCGCGAATGAGCCGAACAGGTAGGGTGGTCGATGGCTGGATACCGAGCGTAAGCGGGAATGCACCTCCTGGAGGCGTCACTCGCGGTGACCAAGGAGGCGAATTCGGCGCTCCACTGCGGTTGCGCCGAATTTGTGTTGAAGGTCTTATTCAACGCTGTGTGAAGCGATGGCCTGCCCGACACGCGCGTGATCTGCCCCGGCGTGACGAGGGCGGTGGGCCGAACGGCGGGAAGTCACAGACAGTGGGGCCAGTCGGAGCCCCGCTACTTTCCTGGCTGTCCGCGCTGTGGCACGATCGTGGAACCTCCACTACCCCCACGATGCTTTCCGACAGGAGCAATCATGTCTGGTCGTAGGTTGGGCCGGCTGCTTGGCTCACTCTTCATCCTCGCCGCGTTCGTGAGCGGCATCGGTAGTGTCGATCTCCGCGGCAGCGCAGGGAGCGGCGCGCAGGCCGCCGACATCATCTG
This genomic stretch from Micromonospora krabiensis harbors:
- a CDS encoding tyrosine-type recombinase/integrase, which produces MLGYAVELELIDSNPVDKVQWTAPEVAQSIDRRVVANPAQVAALLEAVKSLGKRADKVTAFFGCLYYAGMRPSEAADLRREDCDLPGRCADCGADFDDLAAVKPSASCEHEKIDYRWGRLVLAGTSPRAGSHWTDDGGSHERRGLKHRGRQETRTVPIPPRLVELLCVHVENHGVGPDGRFFRGLHGGPLSESVYDRWWKLARERALTEAQVSSPLIRRPYDLRHAAASLWLNAGVPPTEVARRLGHGVAVLLRVYANCIDGGDDTINDKIGDALG
- a CDS encoding MBL fold metallo-hydrolase, translated to MEYAVHSVRRPGVTRDLPFGPDDLRWVANTATLVYGERDAVLVDTYTTVEQNQALVDWVRSFGRRLTHVYITHAHGDHLFGVGQIIDAFPGVRAVATKETVAGSAAQVGPEWVDSYWELLFPGQIPQHLPVPETLDGDTIELEGHRLEAIGTGATDTAGSSVLWVPDLRLLVAGDVVYNDAHQYLAESTTETRAHWAATVDRLRELDPVAVVAGHKNPDRADDPVILTETATYLRDFDEVAARTTTAEELYAAMLERYPRRVNPGSLWGGAKKAKPAS
- a CDS encoding aldo/keto reductase; translated protein: MPLDTFVTLGRSGLRVSPYTLGAMTFGEDHGWGASVEESEAMLTEYLERGGNSIDTANIYTNGHSEKIIGDYLAARPGLRDRIVLGSKFFGNLFPGDPNGGGAGRKAVVAQAEESLRRLGTDYLDLYWLHNWDRGVPVEETLRALDDLVTAGKIRYVGLSDLPAWKAAEAQVVVHFRGWTPAIAMQIEYSLLERTGEGELIPMAAEHGLGVLPWSPLKSGWLSGKFTRGTSSGAVDTARGALVGAPGERDWQVIDALHEVAADAGVTPAAAALAWVGARPGVSSVLIGARRLDQLKANLDAVDVRLSAEQAARLDEVSTPTLNFPADNNRLLAPSLAFAGATVDGRATLVSPRLGSSTVRY
- a CDS encoding AraC family transcriptional regulator yields the protein MSALPEIRDLVLRHVGRPTPAGLVLHRADAPTEPMPSQSAAVFALVVQGAKRATLGARLFAYGAGQFVVASMELPVIAQISEASPREPYLVLGLTLRPPLVAELLLDMPPRAGGPAAGIAVSTAGEDLLDAVVRLLRLLDRPDDQRVLWAALEREVVWRLLTGEQGGTVRQVGLGDSNIVQIERAIRWIREHHADLFRVEDAARVAGMSLTSFHRHFRAVTTMTPIQFQKLVRLQEARTRLLAAPGDVAAVGFAVGYESASQFSREYRRLFGLPPGQDAARLAQVGLARLGDGVV
- a CDS encoding GNAT family N-acetyltransferase; translated protein: MSELTLPIRTERLLLRTHRIDDVDAVLAYYGDPRVARYIPWEPWTREFAAEMVGRRVNYTGISGPESRLSLVVEHEGEVVGDIILWPADETLSRGEVGWAFHPSVAGRGFATEAARALIRVAFERYGMHRLIAHVDARNDASARLCERVGMVREAHLRQDHWAKGEWADTLIYGLLSAEWRGQR